The proteins below come from a single Staphylococcus sp. MI 10-1553 genomic window:
- a CDS encoding P-loop NTPase family protein, producing the protein MYRRIVILGMPGSGKSTLCMKIGKALQIPTYHLDRYAWEDGELVPAEVLQRHVTEIVKTETWVMDGTYEGTLDERLARADLLIWLSDSRWRCILRVIRRYVIGKVRPQAGDNPDIISWEFIRYIWRYERDKTESILHIYRPHANHCELWRR; encoded by the coding sequence ATGTATCGACGTATCGTTATTTTAGGTATGCCGGGCTCAGGAAAATCGACTTTATGTATGAAGATTGGTAAAGCACTTCAAATTCCAACGTATCATTTAGATCGCTATGCATGGGAAGATGGCGAACTTGTACCGGCAGAAGTGTTGCAACGTCATGTCACTGAAATTGTGAAGACTGAGACATGGGTAATGGATGGCACGTATGAAGGGACGTTAGATGAAAGATTAGCACGCGCAGACTTATTGATTTGGCTTAGTGACTCACGTTGGCGATGTATATTACGGGTGATACGTCGCTATGTGATAGGCAAAGTTCGCCCTCAAGCTGGAGACAATCCAGATATCATCAGTTGGGAGTTCATACGATATATTTGGCGATATGAGCGAGATAAAACAGAGAGTATATTGCATATTTATCGCCCCCACGCCAACCATTGTGAACTGTGGCGAAGATGA
- a CDS encoding peroxiredoxin family protein — MTEFTLGDQMPNVKLNATDGTTFDFHQFQQAHPDQWYFVINFRGSWCPVCMEELDSLIKNVDYFEKKNIKIILTSNDTAENLRQMVEEKQVPYPVLVDESSDFANTYGVYSHPDDSIYDDHGTHNEPAYFLISEDNRLLYQQKQTNPFGRPTMIELRKMIQYIQNSYKKAE, encoded by the coding sequence ATGACAGAATTTACATTAGGTGATCAAATGCCAAACGTTAAACTGAACGCAACAGATGGAACAACATTCGATTTTCACCAATTCCAACAAGCGCATCCGGATCAATGGTATTTTGTGATTAATTTCCGCGGTTCTTGGTGCCCTGTTTGTATGGAGGAACTCGATAGTTTAATTAAAAATGTAGATTACTTTGAAAAGAAAAATATTAAAATCATTTTAACGTCAAATGATACAGCAGAAAACCTTCGTCAAATGGTGGAGGAAAAACAAGTCCCATACCCAGTCCTTGTTGATGAAAGCAGTGATTTTGCGAATACTTATGGCGTTTATAGTCATCCGGACGATTCCATTTATGATGACCACGGTACGCACAATGAACCAGCATATTTCTTAATTTCTGAGGACAATCGTTTGCTTTATCAGCAAAAACAAACGAACCCATTCGGACGTCCAACAATGATTGAATTAAGAAAAATGATTCAATATATCCAAAATAGTTATAAAAAGGCTGAATAG
- a CDS encoding LacI family DNA-binding transcriptional regulator: protein MATIKEVAALAGVSVATVSRAMNQSGYVKAETKEKIEAAIQQLDYAPNEVARTLNMKQSKVLGLLLPDMSNPFFTHVARGVEDTAMARGYHIMIGNGAMNEHKELNYLATFKANHCSGIIASQLSTQHAFEQLQNDDRPHVLIDRVTANDYCVEADHRQGGRLQAEVVLRGQGQRVLIVYQDQSYQSFQQRYQMARHVLQKAGCTVFELSDLAMTEAQFLTLIHENRIDSVICSHDVAAFRVLKWLCYDGQHVPEDVQVVGYDDMPLAEWFVPGLTTVRQPAYTLGEQAAEKLIAQIEGQADIERKTMLDVTLIERETTRRK from the coding sequence ATGGCTACGATTAAAGAAGTCGCTGCGTTAGCGGGAGTGTCAGTCGCCACAGTATCTCGAGCGATGAATCAAAGTGGCTATGTTAAAGCAGAGACGAAAGAGAAAATTGAAGCGGCCATTCAGCAGTTGGACTATGCACCGAATGAAGTCGCACGCACTTTGAACATGAAACAATCTAAAGTCCTCGGTTTGCTGTTGCCAGATATGAGTAATCCATTTTTTACACATGTCGCACGTGGTGTAGAAGATACAGCAATGGCACGCGGTTATCACATCATGATTGGCAACGGTGCGATGAATGAACATAAAGAACTCAATTACTTAGCGACTTTTAAAGCAAACCATTGTAGTGGTATTATTGCTTCTCAACTGTCTACGCAACATGCTTTTGAACAACTACAAAATGATGATAGACCACATGTGCTCATTGACAGAGTAACGGCTAATGACTATTGTGTGGAAGCCGATCATCGACAAGGTGGGCGTTTACAAGCTGAAGTGGTGCTTCGAGGACAGGGTCAGCGTGTGTTAATTGTATATCAAGATCAAAGTTACCAATCTTTTCAACAACGTTATCAAATGGCGCGACACGTTTTACAAAAAGCGGGTTGTACCGTATTTGAATTGTCAGATTTAGCTATGACAGAGGCACAGTTTTTAACTTTAATACATGAAAATCGTATTGATAGTGTCATTTGTAGTCATGATGTGGCGGCATTTCGTGTATTAAAGTGGCTATGTTATGACGGACAGCACGTACCGGAAGATGTACAAGTTGTCGGTTATGATGATATGCCACTAGCAGAATGGTTTGTGCCTGGATTAACGACTGTGCGACAACCGGCGTACACGTTAGGTGAGCAAGCTGCAGAAAAACTGATTGCTCAAATTGAAGGACAAGCTGATATAGAACGTAAGACGATGCTAGATGTCACATTAATAGAAAGAGAAACGACAAGGAGGAAGTAA
- the rbsK gene encoding ribokinase, whose product MRQIYVIGSMSMDLVVSSQVVPEQGETVLGDDFFTTPGGKGANQAVAAARLGEHVHMIGCVGEDTFGQQIQQNFKDNGVQVDGIQVIEGEPSGTAHITLSQQDNRIIVVPSANGYVTPERIQPYLERIEAGDIVLIQQEIPADTVTHVINYCAQHDIVSILNPAPYREVPAEVITQANYITPNETESAHLFEGKDIKEAAAQYPNQLIVTLGSEGAMYHNGEEIVKVPSFKREVKDTTGAGDTFNGALAVGLQKDYPLTKAIEFANLAASHSVTGMGAQGGMPYLADLEGEFDV is encoded by the coding sequence ATGCGTCAAATTTATGTTATTGGAAGTATGTCTATGGATTTAGTTGTATCTTCACAAGTAGTGCCTGAACAAGGTGAAACCGTATTAGGTGACGACTTCTTTACAACACCTGGAGGAAAAGGTGCGAACCAAGCTGTTGCAGCTGCACGTCTCGGTGAACATGTTCATATGATTGGCTGTGTCGGTGAAGATACATTTGGTCAGCAAATTCAACAAAACTTTAAAGATAATGGAGTCCAAGTGGATGGCATTCAAGTGATTGAAGGTGAACCATCAGGAACGGCACATATTACGTTATCACAACAAGACAACCGCATTATCGTCGTGCCATCAGCGAATGGATATGTCACACCAGAGCGCATTCAACCTTATTTAGAACGTATTGAAGCGGGAGACATTGTTCTTATTCAACAAGAAATCCCTGCAGATACTGTGACACATGTGATCAATTACTGTGCGCAACATGATATTGTGTCGATTTTAAATCCAGCACCTTACCGTGAAGTACCTGCAGAAGTCATTACACAAGCGAATTATATTACACCGAATGAAACGGAAAGTGCGCATCTCTTTGAAGGGAAAGACATTAAAGAAGCTGCAGCACAATATCCAAATCAACTCATTGTGACACTCGGTTCAGAAGGCGCGATGTATCACAATGGCGAAGAAATCGTCAAAGTCCCAAGCTTCAAAAGAGAGGTTAAAGATACGACAGGTGCAGGCGATACATTTAACGGCGCATTGGCAGTTGGGTTGCAAAAAGACTATCCATTAACGAAAGCAATTGAGTTTGCGAACTTAGCAGCAAGTCATTCAGTAACAGGTATGGGCGCACAAGGTGGCATGCCGTACTTGGCAGATTTGGAAGGTGAGTTTGATGTATAG
- the rbsD gene encoding D-ribose pyranase, producing the protein MYRYGTLNSEISRVLSTLGHTDEIVIADCGLPIPDGVKRIDLALKKGMPSFEEVYEELMHHMVVEQVVVAREMTAQNEVLYQKIKKDFPTLERVSHEDFKKQTRHAKAIIRTGEATPYANIILQSGVIF; encoded by the coding sequence ATGTATAGATATGGAACATTAAATAGTGAGATTTCTCGAGTGTTAAGTACGTTAGGTCATACAGATGAAATTGTCATTGCGGATTGTGGACTACCGATTCCAGACGGGGTCAAACGGATTGATTTAGCATTAAAAAAAGGTATGCCGTCATTTGAAGAAGTGTATGAAGAGCTCATGCATCATATGGTCGTGGAACAAGTCGTTGTAGCTCGAGAAATGACAGCGCAAAATGAGGTGTTGTATCAAAAGATTAAAAAAGATTTTCCAACGCTTGAAAGGGTCTCACACGAAGATTTTAAGAAGCAAACACGTCATGCAAAAGCGATTATTCGAACAGGTGAGGCCACACCATATGCCAATATTATTTTACAAAGTGGTGTGATTTTCTAA
- a CDS encoding sugar ABC transporter ATP-binding protein, translating to MIQMTNIHKSFGTNKVLQGVDFTLKEGTVHALMGENGAGKSTLMKVLVGIHQKDQGTLTYFDQPMTFDNPKQAEAEGITFIHQELNIWPELTVLENLFVGKEKRNALGLLNPKAMRDQAQQIFDTLDFHIPFNKLAKHCSIGEQQMIEIAKALMTDAKMIIMDEPTATLTDTEIQALFKLMRRLKSQGVAFVYISHRMAEIFEISDEITVMRDGKTVLYRSTEATSYPEIVKAMVGRDIDEQYPTRHYVEQAPVLEVEDLNHQDYRIEHVAFHLKEGEILGVSGLMGAGRTEMMRSLFGIDKNENAIKIRGKTVRINSPQDAMANGLAMITERRKDEGLILDFSIRDNMVLPSLKSFAKYGFVDTNSMKAFVKTMQDRLNIKGNVERPVAALSGGNQQKVVLAKWIGTGPNIIIFDEPTRGIDVGAKREIYQLMNELTERGVSIIMISSELPEVIGMSDRVMVVHEGKVAGHLKGDLITEENIMTLATGGL from the coding sequence ATGATTCAAATGACGAATATTCATAAATCATTTGGCACAAACAAAGTATTACAAGGGGTAGATTTTACATTGAAAGAAGGTACCGTACATGCGTTAATGGGTGAAAACGGTGCTGGAAAATCGACATTAATGAAAGTGTTAGTCGGCATTCATCAAAAAGATCAAGGTACATTAACGTACTTCGATCAGCCGATGACATTTGATAATCCAAAGCAAGCAGAGGCTGAAGGGATTACCTTTATTCATCAAGAACTCAATATTTGGCCGGAGTTGACGGTGTTGGAAAATTTATTTGTCGGGAAAGAAAAACGAAATGCTTTAGGCCTTTTAAATCCAAAAGCGATGCGTGATCAAGCACAACAAATATTTGATACATTGGATTTTCATATTCCGTTTAATAAGTTGGCTAAACATTGTTCTATTGGTGAACAACAGATGATAGAAATTGCAAAAGCACTGATGACCGATGCCAAAATGATTATTATGGATGAACCGACTGCAACATTGACGGATACCGAAATTCAAGCATTATTTAAGTTGATGCGTCGTTTGAAATCACAAGGGGTGGCGTTTGTTTATATTTCACATCGAATGGCTGAAATTTTTGAAATATCGGATGAAATTACAGTGATGCGTGATGGTAAGACCGTATTGTATCGTTCGACTGAGGCCACTTCTTATCCGGAAATTGTGAAGGCAATGGTGGGAAGAGATATTGATGAACAGTATCCAACGCGTCATTATGTTGAACAAGCACCTGTGTTAGAGGTGGAAGATTTAAACCATCAAGATTATCGCATTGAACATGTTGCGTTTCACTTGAAAGAAGGTGAAATTTTAGGGGTCAGTGGATTGATGGGAGCAGGACGTACCGAAATGATGCGGAGTTTATTTGGCATAGACAAAAATGAAAACGCTATCAAAATCAGAGGCAAAACGGTGCGAATCAATTCTCCGCAAGATGCAATGGCAAATGGACTTGCAATGATTACCGAACGTCGTAAAGATGAAGGACTCATATTAGATTTCTCGATACGGGACAATATGGTTTTGCCGTCACTTAAAAGTTTTGCCAAGTATGGTTTTGTCGATACGAATAGCATGAAAGCTTTTGTGAAAACAATGCAAGACCGTTTAAACATTAAGGGTAATGTTGAAAGACCGGTTGCAGCGTTGTCTGGTGGAAATCAACAAAAAGTCGTCTTAGCGAAGTGGATTGGGACAGGTCCGAATATTATTATTTTCGATGAGCCTACTCGAGGAATCGATGTCGGTGCAAAGCGTGAAATTTATCAACTCATGAATGAACTGACTGAACGTGGCGTGTCGATTATTATGATTTCCTCGGAGTTACCAGAAGTGATTGGCATGAGTGATCGCGTCATGGTCGTTCATGAAGGTAAAGTCGCAGGACACTTAAAAGGCGATTTAATTACAGAAGAGAACATTATGACGTTAGCAACAGGGGGACTTTAA
- a CDS encoding ABC transporter permease subunit, which translates to MKQLTAKAPFFEKVLPFVGLILLVVIISILNTAFLDLSNLLNLLRQVSINGLIAFGMTFVILTGGIDLSVGSILALSSAFIALMITSGLDPIFAIIMGVLMGFVLGVVNGLFVTKGKMAPFIATLATMTIFRGLTLVVTDGNPITNLGAHYLFQLFGKGYFFGIPVPAVTMTIMFIVLFIILHRTTLGRHTYAIGGNETAALISGIKVDRIKILIYGISGLMSALAGAILTSRLNSAQPTAGTAYELDAIAAVVLGGTSLTGGKGRIVGTLIGVLIIGVLNNGLNLLGVSSFYQQVVKGIVILIAVLIDRKK; encoded by the coding sequence ATGAAACAGTTAACAGCTAAAGCACCGTTTTTCGAAAAAGTATTACCATTTGTCGGCCTAATTTTACTTGTCGTCATTATTAGCATACTGAATACAGCATTTTTAGATTTATCGAACTTACTTAATTTGTTAAGACAAGTTTCTATTAACGGACTCATTGCTTTTGGGATGACTTTCGTTATTTTAACAGGCGGTATCGATTTATCGGTAGGGTCGATTTTAGCGTTGTCATCAGCCTTTATTGCTTTGATGATTACGAGTGGACTTGATCCGATTTTTGCGATAATTATGGGTGTGCTTATGGGTTTTGTTTTAGGTGTTGTTAATGGCTTATTCGTCACAAAAGGAAAAATGGCACCGTTTATCGCAACATTAGCAACGATGACGATTTTTCGTGGTTTGACACTAGTCGTGACTGACGGGAATCCGATTACGAACTTAGGAGCGCATTATCTTTTCCAATTGTTCGGAAAAGGTTATTTCTTCGGCATTCCTGTACCAGCAGTTACAATGACAATCATGTTTATTGTCCTGTTTATCATTTTGCACCGCACAACGCTTGGACGCCATACATATGCCATTGGGGGTAATGAAACGGCTGCATTGATTTCAGGTATTAAAGTCGATCGCATTAAAATTCTCATTTATGGGATTTCGGGTTTAATGTCAGCATTAGCCGGTGCCATTCTTACATCACGTTTGAATTCTGCGCAACCGACAGCAGGGACAGCTTATGAACTGGACGCTATCGCCGCAGTTGTGTTGGGCGGTACATCATTAACAGGTGGTAAAGGGCGCATTGTAGGGACATTAATTGGTGTGCTTATCATTGGTGTATTGAACAACGGTTTGAATTTATTAGGCGTATCGTCATTCTATCAACAAGTCGTTAAAGGGATTGTCATTCTCATTGCAGTGTTAATTGATAGAAAAAAATAA
- a CDS encoding D-ribose ABC transporter substrate-binding protein, which yields MKRLAIFLLTVVVFLAACSLESPVKKDQSGKTNKKKSDMTIGVSISTLNNPFFVSIKNGIEKQAKKNGMKVKIVDARDDSAKQTNDIEDLVQQQVDYLIVNPTDSSAISSAVESANHEGIPVITLDRSVDKGKVATFIASDNVEGGKMGANFIVDQLGEKAKVAELEGVPGASATRERGKGFHEVADQKLEVVSKQSAKFDRAEGLNVAQNMIQAHPDIQAIFAHNDEMALGAIEAIGDKDILVVGFDGNEDAMKSIKNKQLNATVAQQPDVMGQKAVTSILQLMDGKKVDASIKIPLKLVSQ from the coding sequence ATGAAAAGACTAGCAATATTTTTACTTACTGTCGTCGTATTTTTAGCAGCATGTTCATTGGAGTCTCCGGTGAAAAAAGATCAATCTGGTAAAACGAATAAGAAAAAATCAGATATGACCATTGGTGTCAGCATTTCAACATTGAATAACCCATTCTTCGTGTCTATCAAAAATGGCATTGAAAAACAAGCGAAAAAAAATGGAATGAAGGTGAAAATCGTTGATGCACGTGATGATTCAGCAAAACAAACGAATGACATTGAAGACTTAGTACAACAACAAGTCGATTATTTAATCGTCAATCCAACTGATTCAAGTGCCATTTCAAGTGCAGTGGAATCAGCGAATCATGAAGGCATTCCAGTCATTACATTAGACCGTTCTGTTGATAAAGGGAAAGTGGCGACATTTATCGCTTCTGATAACGTAGAAGGTGGTAAAATGGGTGCAAACTTTATAGTGGATCAACTCGGTGAAAAAGCAAAAGTAGCAGAATTAGAAGGGGTACCTGGCGCAAGTGCAACGCGTGAACGTGGAAAAGGATTCCATGAAGTGGCGGATCAAAAACTCGAAGTCGTTTCAAAACAAAGTGCGAAATTTGATCGAGCTGAAGGTTTGAACGTCGCACAAAACATGATTCAAGCACATCCAGACATTCAAGCCATCTTTGCGCATAACGATGAAATGGCGTTGGGCGCAATCGAAGCTATTGGAGATAAAGATATTTTAGTCGTTGGTTTTGACGGTAACGAAGATGCGATGAAGTCGATTAAAAATAAACAGTTAAATGCGACAGTTGCACAACAACCTGACGTAATGGGACAAAAAGCGGTGACATCAATACTTCAGCTGATGGATGGTAAAAAAGTCGATGCATCTATTAAAATCCCATTGAAATTAGTATCGCAGTAG